Proteins encoded in a region of the Ptychodera flava strain L36383 chromosome 4, AS_Pfla_20210202, whole genome shotgun sequence genome:
- the LOC139130910 gene encoding NACHT domain- and WD repeat-containing protein 1-like: MGCGSSSSANVHGGNTFDSVKATDKSQTDPRKIKILKGHFDIEYPSDAKIIRIFTSSTFTDTKHERDALMERVYPNLKRYCRSKGYEFQVVDMRWGIRDEATDDHMVTEICLREIEACQRLSTGPNFVTLLSHKYGQRPLLRTVDVSEFEAILQGVEDNDTKDLIKTWYRKDENQIPAVYVLQPISATYPDFKSNDVTLRKAAKAAWNETYDKLQTAFTEAAKVKLKDKNKVDKFILSVTAKEIDAGLLKVREPKKSCLWFHRVLKPVDQAPQDFIDIKRNTEDDVDKLLKELKDERIPAVLPTENIISYTVQCTSNGFDPSNVVDHKEYIQRFCSDFQQKLEEKVEQAIRERRKTEIDDPVFREALQHAKFCETKCAMFHGQSNALQKIKTYVTGNSNAPLVIYGPSGCGKTSLVAMAAKLTRKWLSGDAVTVLRFIGTTPDSTTLRRTLFSISKQISQVYEDGKTISEELKDLTKEFDERMRNASHECPLVLYLDSLDQFDPDDGAHQLHWLPNHLPENVKLVVSTLVDDKYECYPTLRANLKDEDAFLEVPRMKDEDIDVILRKWLSIKNRTLTSQQMKVLVCAFQKCPLPLFLKISFDGAVQWASYTDPVQTIVYQAIHGDTEVKGDSTPVRRVIAALFETVERNHGEMLVRRALAYITAAKSGLTENELEDILSCDDDVLNDVFQYWTPPIRRLPPLLWIRTRTDLAPYFVERGADGARVLYWYHRQFTEAAKDRYLADGYTTTLIHKYLADYFMGAWANGTKKPYKAKDGKVEERDRLVAAQPLVFHGGNYNLRKMNELPFHLIRSDQVDTLEKGILCNFDWLLTKMTATSVRRVLDDFKRARGAYPENERIATVAELLQLSHHALDKNPDQLASQIAARISKHGGLEDLLQRAMNPPRPCLVPMSPFLTRPGGMLVHSLAGHMHRIYGLDISESGKYAITGSYDSTVKLWNIEEGVMVKNIEEVGDSVKRIKFCRNDELFVFSALVDGRSVIKVFNTDTATMVSSLATTSDYPTAFAVTGGGRLLLVPERGKLRVFDLESMQTVKEVEDDFLLESGETAAVEAFGDVVAYYLTGDFDSKQVRVRCLSKPESALTIEVEFEKRYDARYSATVGGIALTAKKHLIICNQTKSNILIYDNYGEKLAKKIVDAEGGQGAHGSAASFTVTSDGRYLLVTRFDEVAIWDLDKDTKAVMLEHPYFIYRIASRDMKRVVSTSPDKLVRVWDITRGNMDAHVIHQDLKKLETLEQQEIKQLLCLPGVSMVTMAIHKAKSHNLVTVWDIRSLKQTQRLKVVSPKPITWKMLDENRVIAIVGNLIKVVNVTQVKVEIVFKDTIPNHMTRVALISDNRLLVALSEDGLSIKIHDVHTGEVVAELRHDAQEKVLDWRTNEAGKGDVLVSQLRKRYGVLYVWNTETREISHILKIDEKRGKVNLDNAAISAGGKYMAFITFSKAKKRGLLVYNLQTGKQLYHHRNNDVSVLDLVAVGEDKLIVQYGDKSTRILSFASGALLSCLDGHYEFVSQFEVSPNATRALAFSDRERKLTLWNSQDGSRLGSFTLEKKSKVQLMCNGEVIVVMNASGHVQPAVLRIHGEGYTPFPIMNQTARDAEDDEIDLQMTVNEKIVTLNILDDEDHGAESRDE; the protein is encoded by the exons ATGGGTTGTGGGTCGAGTTCCTCGGCAAACGTTCACGGTGGGAACACATTTGACAGCGTCAAG GCTACCGATAAATCTCAAACTGAcccaaggaaaataaaaatactgaaaggACACTTTGACATTGAATATCCGTCCGATGCGAAGATTATAAGAATATTTACAAGTTCGACATTTACAG ACACCAAACACGAACGCGATGCGTTGATGGAGCGGGTGTACCCGAACCTGAAGAGGTATTGTCGGAGCAAAGGATATGAATTTCAAGTGGTCGACATGAGATGGGGAATCCGGGACGAGGCTACAGATGATCACATGGTTACCGAGATCTGTCTGCGAGAAATCGAAGCGTGTCAACGGCTGTCAACGGGACCAAATTTTGTG ACGTTATTATCGCACAAATACGGTCAGAGGCCTTTATTGAGAACCGTAGACGTGAGTGAGTTTGAAGCTATTCTGCAAGGAGTAGAGGACAATGATACTAAGGACCTTATTAAAAC CTGGTACAGGAAGGACGAGAACCAAATCCCAGCCGTTTACGTTCTTCAGCCAATCAGCGCCACCTATCCAGATTTTAAGAGCAATGACGTCACCCTCAGGAAGGCTGCTAAAGCTGCGTGGAACGAGACATACGACAAGCTGCAAACGGCATTTACAGAAGCGGCTAAAGTCAAACTCAAGGacaaaaacaaagttgacaagtTTATTCTCTCGG TCACCGCTAAAGAAATCGACGCTGGACTTTTGAAGGTCAGAGAGCCTAAGAAGTCTTGTCTGTGGTTCCATCGAGTACTGAAACCAGTAGACCAGGCACCGCAAGACTTCATCGACATCAAACGCAACACCGAAGATGATGTCGACAAACTTTTGAAGGAACTTAAGGACGAAAGAATTCCTGCCGTATTACCAACAGAAAACATCATATCATATACCGTCCAGTGTACATCCAATG GATTTGATCCGTCCAATGTGGTTGACCACAAGGAATACATCCAACGATTTTGCAGCGACTTCCAGCAGAAACTGGAAGAGAAGGTTGAGCAAGCGATCAGGGAAAGACGGAAGACAGAGATAGACGACCCTGTGTTCAGGGAGGCTCTGCAGCACGCCAAGTTTTGTGAGACAAAATGTGCAATGTTCCACGGACAGAGTAATGCTTTACAG aaaatcaaaacatatgTGACGGGTAATTCCAATGCCCCTCTGGTGATATATGGACCATCCGGGTGCGGAAAGACGTCACTGGTCGCCATGGCGGCCAAGTTAACTAGGAAATGGCTGTCGGGTGACGCCGTGACGGTTCTCAGGTTTATCGGGACGACACCTGACAGCACGACGTTGAGGAGGACCCTGTTCAGTATTTCTAAGCAAATCTCACAGGTGTACGAGGATGGTAAAACTATTTCCGAG GAACTAAAAGACTTAACCAAAGAATTCGACGAACGGATGAGAAATGCGTCGCACGAGTGCCCTCTGGTGTTGTACCTTGATTCTTTGGACCAATTTGACCCTGATGACGGCGCACATCAGCTGCACTGGTTACCGAACCATTTGCCGGAGAATGTCAAACTCGTGGTGTCCACGTTGGTGGACGACAAGTACGAATGTTATCCAACGCTGCGG GCAAACCTAAAAGATGAAGATGCCTTCTTGGAGGTTCCCCGGATGAAGGACGAAGACATCGACGTGATTTTGCGCAAGTGGCTGTCAATCAAAAATCGGACGTTGACGTCACAGCAAATGAAAGTCCTGGTTTGTGCTTTCCAAAAGTGTCCGCTGCCCCTGTTCCTGAAAATATCGTTCGATGGCGCTGTTCAGTGGGCTTCATACACCGATCCAGTTCAGACCATAGTGTACCAGGCCATCCACGGTGATACCGAGGTCAAAGGTGACAGCACACCTGTCAGAAGAGTGATCGCCGCCTTGTTTGAGACAGTCGAACGAAACCATGGGGAGATGTTGGTCAGACGTGCCTTGGCTTATATAACTGCTG CCAAGAGTGGtttgacagaaaatgaactggAGGACATACTTTCCTGTGATGATGACGTCCTGAATGACGTATTCCAATATTGGACCCCGCCGATTCGACGCCTCCCTCCGTTGCTATGGATACGAACTCGCACAGATTTGGCGCCGTACTTTGTCGAAAGAGGAGCCGACGGGGCAAGAGTCCTGTACTGGTACCACAGACAGTTCACCGAGGCCGCCAAGGACCGGTATTTAGCGGATGGATACACGACAACTCTGATACACAAGTATTTGGCGGACTACTTCATGGGTGCCTGGGCAAACG GTACCAAGAAACCTTACAAAGCGAAGGACGGCAAAGTCGAAGAGAGAGATCGTCTCGTGGCTGCACAACCGTTGGTCTTCCATGGTGGAAACTACAATTTACGGAAAATGAACGAGCTGCCTTTCCATTTGATTCGAAGCGACCAAGTTGACACGCTGGAGAAGGGAATTCTGTGCAACTTTGATTGGTTGTTGACCAAAATGACGGCAACATCTGTCAG ACGAGTGTTGGATGACTTCAAGAGAGCTCGTGGCGCCTACCCGGAGAATGAACGGATAGCAACGGTGGCCGAGCTGCTACAGCTATCCCATCATGCACTGGACAAGAACCCGGATCAGTTAGCATCTCAGATCGCTGCTCGAATATCCAAG CACGGAGGATTGGAAGATCTTCTCCAAAGAGCGATGAATCCCCCGAGGCCGTGCCTGGTACCGATGTCGCCCTTTCTCACACGACCCGGCGGTATGTTAGTTCACTCACTTGCAGGACACATGCATCGCATCTATGGACTTGACATTTCGGAGAGCGGCAAATACGCTATCACAG gTTCTTATGATTCGACCGTAAAGTTATGGAATATTGAAGAAGGCGTGATGGTGAAGAACATCGAGGAGGTCGGTGACAGCGTCAAAAGAATCAAATTTTGTCGGAACGACGAATTGTTTGTCTTTTCGGCTTTGGTGGACGGTAGAAGTGTCATCAAGGTGTTCAACACGGACACTGCGACGATGGTGAGCTCCTTGGCAACGACGTCGGATTATCCAACGGCCTTTGCCGTCACTGGGGGCGGTAGACTCCTCCTCGTGCCCGAGCGAGGAAAACTGAGAGTGTTCGATTTAGAGAGCATGCAAACGGTTAAAGAGGTGGAAGATGACTTCCTATTGGAGAGTGGAGAGACGGCTGCAGTGGAAGCTTTCGGTGACGTCGTTGCTTACTATCTCACCGGAGACTTCGACAGCAAGCAAGTACGAGTTCGTTGTTTGAGTAAACCTGAGAGTGCGCTGACCATCGAAGTCGAGTTCGAGAAACGCTACGACGCCAGGTACAGCGCCACCGTTGGCGGCATCGCGCTGACCGCCAAAAAGCACCTGATCATCTGCAACCAAACGAAGTCCAACATTTTGATCTATGACAATTATGGAGAGAAACTCGCGAAGAAGATCGTCGATGCGGAGGGCGGGCAAGGCGCACACGGTTCAGCGGCTTCGTTTACGGTGACGTCCGACGGACGGTATCTGCTGGTGACGCGATTTGACGAAGTGGCCATCTGGGACTTAGACAAGGACACCAAGGCTGTCATGTTGGAACATCCGTACTTCATCTACCGCATCGCAAGCCGGGATATGAAGCGTGTGGTCAGTACATCCCCTGATAAACTGGTCCGCGTGTGGGACATCACAAGGGGAAATATGGACGCCCACGTGATCCATCAAGATCTCAAAAAACTGGAGACTCTCGAGCAACAGGAGATCAAACAACTTTTATGCCTGCCTGGTGTGTCCATGGTAACCATGGCGATACACAAAGCAAAGTCTCACAACTTAGTCACTGTTTGGGATATCCGTTCGTTGAAGCAGACACAGAGACTTAAAGTCGTTTCTCCAAAACCGATCACATGGAAAATGTTAGACGAGAACAGAGTCATTGCAATAGTCGGGAATCTGATAAAAGTCGTGAATGTTACTCAGGTCAAGGTGGAGATCGTCTTCAAAGACACGATACCTAATCACATGACTCGAGTGGCCTTGATAAGTGACAATCGCCTCCTGGTGGCGCTATCAGAAGACGGGCTGTCAATCAAGATACACGACGTCCACACAGGTGAGGTGGTCGCCGAGTTGAGACACGACGCACAGGAGAAAGTACTTGATTGGCGCACGAACGAGGCCGGAAAAGGCGACGTTTTGGTGTCACAGCTGAGGAAGCGATACGGTGTGCTGTACGTCTGGAACACGGAAACCAGAGAAATCAGTCACATACTGAAAATTGATGAGAAACGTGGAAAGGTGAACCTAGATAACGCTGCTATTTCAGCCGGTGGCAAGTACATGGCCTTTATCACATTCAGCAAGGCAAAGAAAAGGGGACTGCTGGTCTATAATTTACAAACAG GTAAACAACTCTATCACCATCGAAACAACGACGTATCCGTCTTAGATCTAGTAGCTGTTGGCGAAGACAAACTCATCGTCCAGTATGGTGACAAAAGTACACGTATCCTTAGCTTCGCCTCAG GAGCTCTACTGTCCTGCCTTGATGGTCATTACGAATTTGTCAGTCAGTTTGAGGTGTCGCCCAACGCCACCAGAGCGCTGGCATTTTCAGACCGTGAACGGAAACTAACACTATGGAATAGCCAAGATGGCAGCCGGCTAGGGAGCTTTACGCTTGAAAAA AAATCCAAAGTTCAGCTCATGTGCAATGGAGAGGTCATAGTTGTGATGAACGCAAGTGGTCACGTTCAGCCCGCCGTCCTTCGGATACACGGTGAAGGGTACACGCCATTCCCGATTATGAATCAGACAGCCAGGGATGCTG AAGACGACGAAATTGACCTACAGATGACAGTAAACGAGAAGATAGTGACATTGAATATTCTTGATGATGAGGATCATGGCGCTGAGTCACGTGACGAGTAA